The Myxocyprinus asiaticus isolate MX2 ecotype Aquarium Trade chromosome 4, UBuf_Myxa_2, whole genome shotgun sequence nucleotide sequence caatgtttaagtccttttttgcttaaTTCTTCTCCCTACCCACTAAGGGGCGATATGTATAAAgaatgttaatcaccaaaaacaagatgaagatgaaaaatgtgaaagtgatctgtttctcacgcacacctatcatatcacttctaaagatattgatttaaccactggagtcatatagattacttttatgctgacttatgtgatttttggagcttcagaattttggcacttatttacttgcattgtaatgaccaaaagagctgagaaatgtttgggtgaactattccattaactaCTATGTGATAACATTAAAATCAGGGCTGGAACAAAGGGGGTGCTGGGATGGGCTTTGCCTCCCCAAATTATACCTATGCCCCCCAAGCGCAAATGAAGCAAACGATCAAATTGTATCATCATGGCGCTAACCCTTAGGAAATGCGCTGGAATGAAGGTCACACGCACACCCTCGTCGATGGAAGACACACTCGTGCATAAAGTGGGTCCTTATATTCTATATGCTCCCTCACTACATGTTGCAGATCACTACCTCTTGTATGAAGGATTTTacgaaagaaaaaatatattgctgCAAACACACATTTCACTGTAAACACTCCACTCAAAAATGGCACATCACCTTGTTTACAGATGCAATGTTATCTGTTGACCCAGCTATAAAGGTCACTGTACACTTTTTTATGCTTAGATAGCTGGTGATAATGGATGCAGATATTACAGAGTCTCTCTCTCCAGTCAGTGTAAGTTCTTACATTATAGTAATGGTGCCACCTAAAATAAGATTCATAATGCGTTCTATTGGCGGCCACTTGGTTTAAGAAGGAAGCCAGTGCCTTTGTGCTGCTGAAGTCATTTACATGGATGAATGACTCTGGTGGAATTGATAGCTCATAAATTTCCCTGGGTGGGCCAAGCACGACAGGTACACTCCCTGCCTGAAGGGAGTTTCTCCACAGTTTCTCAGTAATGTAGTCTGTGGATATTGAGTTTTCAAAGGCAAGGTAGAAGTAGCATCGAGATATAGTGGAAAGCAGCTTATTGTTTGAGAGTGGACGCTTAAGCCAGTGACCATATATTTCTATCAGTTTAGAAGGAATGTGTTTCTTAAGCTGCTGGAAAACTAGAGAGCGATTCTGATTGGCTTTGTATTTACTAACCACCCAGCAAATTAAGCAGTCTCCTTTCTTTGGAATTACGTATGTGTCATTAGGCACATTTTTTGAAAGAAGCTGTCCATATGGCATGAAAATGTCAGCATCACGTCGATAGCTCATTGTCCAGTTGAACAAGCCATTGTAGTTGCTGAGGTTGTGGTTGTTCATGGGGGGCTCCAGTGATAACCAAAGCCACTTCTGCATCGGTGGACGGGAGAGGTGAAGAGGAAGTTTGGAGCGGCCGGTCCAGAGTTCATGGTGATGGAAGACCACAACATCTGCTTGAGTAAAGATGGATTTGTTATCGTCCAGATAGCATCCAGGGATTCGATATTTGTTCAAACACACATTTTCATCTAGTTTGTGGTGGACTCCAAAAGGCCAGTGCCACAGAAGGATGGTAATGTTCTCCTGGAGACATTGGGGTTGGCTGGTTCCAATTTGATTTAAGAGTAGCAGGTTTTTACTCCAGAATAAGAAATTGTAGAGCAGTACACAGGCAAACAGACAATAGAGGGCATGACCATGATGTTTCATTAATTCCATAGTACAAAGACTGTGAAGACAAAGAGGTGATTTGGTCACAGATCTCAGAAAGCATAAAATCAATTTGGACTCCACTTTGTGTTGAAAGTAGTGACTTAAACTGCAAGCTATATATCTGTGGtgaggtttttttattattactaaatCTGAACCATCATGAGTGAGCAAGACATTAGTGTAGTCGATTGTGTAATCACCAGTGttaggtgtaatctgattaccaattaatttttaataaaatgtagtaTAACACATTACATTCTAAATTCATGAAatgagattacagttactgacatttaagtaattacttttatttaattaattacagttacataatattacttatgtagaatacatttaaaacatgaattatattaATCTTTTTGCATTTCTTTGAGAGCTGAATGGCACGCACCCCCTaacaagtcattgtaagggaTGAGATCAGGCTGGCGAAATGTGCAGTGTGAAAAGTATACGAAATTTATGGGAAAAAGTGGAAAAAgtctcaaaaacaaaatgatctgcacttatttttctcaatttctttacattttattttatgtctcaCAGAACAGGAGAACACAAaaagagtggaaaaacaaaacatttttagaaagtaatttaaaagtaaagttaTTAGTAATGTAATATCCAAAGtaatattattacaatttttgagaagtaataagtcatttttagtggaataattttttgagtaacttacccaacactggtagtCACTTTCCTATTGTGTAGTAACATTTGACAGTTTCAGTCATACAAGAAGGAAACAAGGAAAATTATGGCGTGAACATGTAGCAACACTTCAGCTTTGCATGggatttttctaaaaataaaaatacaaaaaatacaaaaataaaacaggatGAAATAACTATACCACTTTAATAgccaaatatatttttcaattcaCAATAAAGGCAAACAATTCACATCTATCCATTTTTATATATGCATCTAAACATTATATGAATAATTACTGAGATAGTATTTTACTCAAGTGATGTACTTGCCTAGGGTTGAGAAAGGGCACCCAGGAACGAAATGAAGAAAGAAGTTAATGGtgagcatgtatatatatatatagactgccACTGCTTGTATGAGACTTATTCAGAGAGAGTGTATCCTGTTTTGCCCCACCCTAATGCCCATCACAAACTGTTTCaaccacacataaaaaaaatcacacacccTTTTCTCAGGGTTTCTTTTAAATACTAATCATTAGTATCATGACACtaacttttatttcaaaaataatattttaaggaAATATTGGGAGGCTATAAATCAGGAAACCTAATGAAgacttaaaaaattattaaattaatgatTTATTGGTGAATTCTTTGGAGGCACACAGTTTAAAAGAACAGTGAGTAGGAGTCATGTGATGCCATGtgaggttcagacgtgtgaacggcgagctctgcgcactttgctagttttgatactttttgaaTCATATGAgtttcgatacaccctgatccataactgttctaggaagacaatatgtcaaaaaattcaaaatcctcgggctctggagacttTAATCAACTCCCTGGCTCAAGGCCTCCGGAGGGCCATCAGCTTGagtacgtaagtgtcttttaatagaCACTTACATGATCAAGCTGATGGCCCTCTGGAGGCCTTGAGCCAGGGAGTTGATTTGGCCAGAGAGGTGAAAGAAATTCAGTGAGAATTGCTGAATgtatcggcaatgctgacgaaggtcgttgctgacttggaagatcttgctgcaatacgtcgatcgattatggccatggagacgaaattcaccgaggtggttacaagagtggtggatgtcgagaaatggatcgattatctggagtcatcggagagggaattagctagTGACCAAGGCGGATTTGGACCGTGTCTTTGAGTAgctggaggatatggaaaatcgtaaCCGTCAgaataatgtccgaattgttggagttcttgagggagcagagggtcagaatatagtggaattcctggatgggctttttccgaatctgcttgacataacaggccataagctggaaattgagtgagctcacagggtcctggctcgatgatccgctgagggagacaggccctgatcaattctggccaaatttctgagatcatctgataaagatctcgtgttacgcaaggcaaggagtaaaagaaggctttcttggaagaaccacaacattttctttttcccagacattgtgaattcgacaagagagaaatgtgatcgattcaaggaatgcaagaaactcttacatcaacggaaggttgcttttgcactgatattcccggccaaattagataatagatattaaggatggccgtaaagtatttacatatccccagcaagcaatgtccttcataaagtcaatgactgaataagttattttgtggttctcatgctgcagccaagtgagcctgactcactgaacatccacttgatcgtccgaggaagctgagcacctttttgtttcttttggtgctggttctgcctagcggctggagtttgttttgtgtagcagcactccttcgggacagtgttgtggatgaatctgcacattctttgtgcttacgcctcctattggttggagtttgttttgtggagtatttcttgcaggacattggagtgattgggtcatttgttgcactcatgtagcagttgaatgggccagctcactgaacattcatttgactgtccgaggaaactgaacagcctttttttatttgtatctttttttatttatttatttattttattttattttgttattatttttgtgtgtgctggttctgctagaagctggagtttgttttgtggaggaacaccttTGGGACCGTTATGTGGATAAATCTacaagttctttgtgtttatcccgcctattggctggactttgttttatagattatcttctgttgtgtaattctgccttaaaaaatatgtatagaaacaccggacatGAGCAATCAGATGGCAAAGTCGACGCAGGGGCTCTCGttggtgtacatggactgtttgggtTTAGAGGgttggacgccggttggcgctgttgtgtgcAGGATTAATggaacgtttttcttttttctgtttatttggttcagttggaaacatcttagtctcagatcacgccctggtgagtttagaggtattgccacatacggagaaaaagaaatcatatagttggcgctttaatgtatcccttttgcaaaatcatgaattccaaccaatgttaaaggctgaaatcagcgtttatatggagaccaactggtcctcagtatcctctgtgggcatggcttgggaggcacttaaggcggtccttaggggtcggatcatacagtatgcatacatatcaaaaaatccaaagcacgagaaggggttggaagggaatattaaaagtgctgaggcagagctaaAGCACCGAATATcgtttgatggcctcagagaattgacccgattgaaataaagatatgatactattttgtcgcggaaggtggagttttggctattcagggcaagacagtcatactttgagtcaggggacaaagcagggaagcttttggctagatatataaatcagagagtgtctttttctaccattccctcagtgaaatctgctggtggtgaaatttttacctcggtcattgatattagaattctttaaaagcattattatcttgatctttatagctccatgtcttcgtctaaTGATGAAGatgtt carries:
- the LOC127439659 gene encoding alpha-(1,3)-fucosyltransferase 7-like — translated: MLLHNRKVTTSVGLCTMELMKHHGHALYCLFACVLLYNFLFWSKNLLLLNQIGTSQPQCLQENITILLWHWPFGVHHKLDENVCLNKYRIPGCYLDDNKSIFTQADVVVFHHHELWTGRSKLPLHLSRPPMQKWLWLSLEPPMNNHNLSNYNGLFNWTMSYRRDADIFMPYGQLLSKNVPNDTYVIPKKGDCLICWVVSKYKANQNRSLVFQQLKKHIPSKLIEIYGHWLKRPLSNNKLLSTISRCYFYLAFENSISTDYITEKLWRNSLQAGSVPVVLGPPREIYELSIPPESFIHVNDFSSTKALASFLNQVAANRTHYESYFRWHHYYNVRTYTDWRERLCNICIHYHQLSKHKKVYSDLYSWVNR